Proteins encoded within one genomic window of Amycolatopsis nigrescens CSC17Ta-90:
- a CDS encoding IclR family transcriptional regulator, with protein MTSEISEVSKAPARRSPPTERVVRLLDFFVANGGAGFGLSELARELGLSKPTCLGIVTELSAGGYLVRDPVHKTYRLGPGLIAAGRLAQDEFAAAALAGPRLAELSERYGTTCTASAVTGGQIVVLESAGPRGKTAVQVGQRYPFAPPVGLMYVLWGPDSGLTDWLAKPPILPMSLDRKLLRRVVTECRARGYLAESLTAAGQRLHKLMSGVAAYDLPDELRELVGELVSSLGERVYLDAELSPRGQLPVSLLAAPTFGADGRQELVLTLYVGDTISGAEIARRGAALAAAANAVTEAAGGKKPEAWTGYSGGERGDARLDGFISS; from the coding sequence ATGACTTCGGAGATTTCGGAAGTCTCGAAGGCGCCGGCCCGGCGTTCCCCGCCGACCGAGCGGGTCGTGCGGCTGCTCGACTTCTTCGTGGCCAACGGCGGCGCCGGGTTCGGGCTGTCCGAGCTGGCACGGGAACTGGGCCTGAGCAAGCCCACCTGCCTCGGCATCGTGACCGAGCTGTCGGCGGGCGGCTACCTGGTGCGAGACCCGGTGCACAAGACCTACCGGCTCGGCCCCGGGCTGATCGCCGCGGGCAGGCTGGCCCAGGACGAGTTCGCGGCCGCCGCGCTGGCCGGGCCGCGGCTGGCCGAGCTGAGCGAACGCTACGGCACCACCTGCACCGCGTCGGCGGTCACCGGCGGGCAGATCGTGGTGCTGGAAAGCGCCGGCCCGCGGGGAAAGACCGCCGTCCAGGTCGGCCAGCGCTACCCCTTCGCGCCGCCGGTCGGGCTGATGTACGTGCTCTGGGGCCCCGACTCCGGGCTGACGGACTGGCTGGCGAAGCCGCCCATCTTGCCGATGAGCCTGGACCGGAAGCTGCTCCGGCGGGTGGTCACCGAATGCCGCGCCCGCGGCTACCTGGCGGAGAGCCTGACCGCGGCCGGGCAGCGGCTGCACAAACTGATGTCCGGGGTCGCGGCCTACGACCTGCCCGACGAACTGCGCGAACTGGTCGGTGAGCTGGTGTCCAGCCTGGGGGAGCGGGTGTACCTCGACGCGGAGCTGTCGCCGCGCGGCCAACTCCCGGTGAGCCTGCTCGCGGCGCCCACCTTCGGCGCGGACGGCCGCCAGGAGCTCGTGCTCACGCTGTACGTCGGGGACACGATCTCCGGCGCCGAGATCGCCCGCCGCGGCGCCGCGCTGGCCGCCGCCGCGAACGCGGTCACCGAGGCGGCGGGCGGCAAGAAACCCGAGGCGTGGACAGGGTACTCCGGCGGCGAAAGGGGGGATGCCCGACTTGATGGATTTATCTCAAGCTGA
- the cysD gene encoding sulfate adenylyltransferase subunit CysD, translated as MLSSNTANSAGSATPATYELSHLHALEAEAVHIFREVAATFERPALLFSGGKDSMVMLHLAAKAFWPAPLPFPVVHVDTGHNFDEVIEFRDRAAADYGARLLVASVQDDLDAGRVVAETGPRASRNRLQTTTLLRTITENRFDAVFGGARRDEEKARAKERVFSFRDEFGQWDPRNQRPELWNLYNGRHRKGEHIRVFPLSNWTELDIWSYIEADRIDLPSLYYAHRRTVFPRDGMLIALTRFVTPEEGEEPFDALVRFRTIGDATCTGCVESSAASPDAVLTEVAATRITERGATRADDRISEAGMEDRKKEGYF; from the coding sequence GTGCTCTCCTCGAACACCGCTAACTCGGCCGGGTCTGCAACACCCGCGACCTACGAGCTGTCCCACCTGCACGCGCTGGAAGCCGAGGCGGTGCACATCTTCCGCGAGGTCGCGGCCACCTTCGAGCGGCCGGCGCTGCTGTTCTCCGGCGGCAAGGACTCGATGGTCATGCTGCACCTGGCGGCCAAGGCATTCTGGCCGGCGCCGCTGCCGTTCCCGGTGGTGCACGTGGACACCGGGCACAACTTCGACGAGGTGATCGAGTTCCGGGACCGCGCCGCCGCCGACTACGGCGCGCGGCTGCTGGTGGCCAGCGTGCAGGACGACCTGGATGCCGGCCGGGTGGTGGCCGAGACCGGGCCGAGGGCGAGCCGGAACCGGCTGCAGACCACCACCCTGCTGCGGACCATCACGGAGAACCGGTTCGACGCGGTGTTCGGCGGTGCCCGCCGGGACGAGGAAAAGGCGCGTGCCAAGGAAAGGGTGTTCAGCTTCCGCGACGAGTTCGGCCAGTGGGATCCCCGCAACCAGCGGCCGGAGCTGTGGAACCTCTACAACGGACGGCACCGCAAGGGCGAGCACATCCGGGTCTTCCCGCTGTCCAACTGGACCGAGCTGGACATCTGGTCCTACATCGAGGCGGATCGGATCGACCTGCCCTCGCTCTACTACGCGCACCGCCGCACCGTCTTCCCGCGCGACGGCATGCTGATCGCGCTCACCAGGTTCGTCACCCCCGAAGAAGGCGAAGAGCCCTTCGACGCACTGGTGCGCTTCCGCACCATCGGCGACGCCACCTGCACCGGTTGCGTGGAGTCGAGCGCCGCCAGTCCCGACGCGGTGCTCACCGAGGTGGCCGCGACCAGGATCACCGAACGCGGTGCCACTCGTGCCGACGACCGGATCTCCGAAGCCGGTATGGAGGACAGGAAGAAGGAAGGTTACTTCTGA
- the cysC gene encoding adenylyl-sulfate kinase encodes MQLLRLATAGSVDDGKSTLIGRLLFDSKTVFTDQLAAVERTSRERGSDYPDLALLTDGLRAEREQGITIDVAHRYFATPRRRFIIADTPGHPQYTRNMVTGASTADLALVLIDARHGVLEQSRRHAFLASLLGIPHLVLCVNKMDLVDWSQERFEEIREEFSRFAMKLDISDLTFVPMSALLGDNIVHRSASMPWYEGTSLLHQLEEVHIASDRNLIDARFPVQYVIRSTDYRGYAGTVAGGVLKPGDEVVALPSGFTTRITAIRGPGGVPVAEAFAPQAVTLQLADELDISRGDLLCRPGNRPESGHDIDAMVCWLTERSALTPGAKYVVRHTTRDTRAEVKELDYRLDVQTLHRDESVESLQLNEIGRIRLRTQRPLQFDPYRRNRTTGSFILIDEATNNTVAAGMIAGPRRQSTNVVWHSAAVGRDDRATRGRTIWLTGLSASGKSSIAVELERRLVAAGTPAYLLDGDNLRHGLNADLGFAAADRAENVRRVGEVAQLFADAGMVTVVSLISPYRADRERVRAAHQAAGLSFTEVFVDTPLEVCAERDPKGLYAKAMAGEITGFTGVDDPYEAPLQPDLVLRHADGDPAALAGLVLSTLELE; translated from the coding sequence ATGCAACTTCTTCGCCTGGCCACCGCGGGCAGCGTCGACGACGGGAAGTCCACCCTGATCGGCAGGCTGCTGTTCGACTCCAAGACCGTGTTCACCGACCAGCTCGCCGCGGTGGAGCGCACCAGCCGCGAGCGCGGGAGCGACTACCCCGACCTCGCGCTGCTCACCGACGGCCTGCGCGCCGAACGGGAACAGGGCATCACGATCGACGTGGCACACCGCTACTTCGCCACCCCGAGGCGCCGGTTCATCATCGCGGACACCCCGGGACATCCGCAGTACACCAGGAACATGGTCACCGGTGCGTCCACAGCGGACCTGGCGCTGGTGCTGATCGACGCCAGGCACGGGGTGCTCGAGCAGTCGCGGCGGCATGCGTTCCTGGCCAGCCTGCTCGGCATTCCGCACCTGGTGCTGTGCGTGAACAAGATGGACCTGGTCGACTGGTCGCAGGAGCGGTTCGAGGAGATCCGCGAGGAGTTCAGCCGGTTCGCGATGAAACTGGACATCTCCGACCTGACCTTCGTGCCGATGTCCGCGCTGCTCGGGGACAACATCGTGCACCGCAGCGCCAGCATGCCGTGGTACGAGGGCACTTCACTGCTGCATCAGCTGGAAGAGGTGCACATCGCCTCGGACCGCAACCTGATCGACGCGCGATTCCCGGTGCAGTACGTGATCCGCTCGACGGACTACCGGGGCTACGCCGGCACGGTGGCGGGCGGGGTGCTCAAACCCGGCGACGAGGTGGTCGCGCTGCCGTCCGGGTTCACCACCAGGATCACCGCGATCCGGGGGCCTGGCGGGGTGCCGGTGGCCGAGGCGTTCGCGCCGCAGGCGGTCACCCTGCAGCTCGCCGACGAGCTGGACATCAGCCGGGGCGATCTGCTCTGCCGCCCGGGAAACCGGCCGGAGTCGGGGCACGACATCGACGCGATGGTCTGCTGGCTCACCGAAAGGTCCGCGCTCACCCCGGGCGCGAAGTACGTCGTCCGGCACACCACCCGCGACACCCGCGCCGAGGTGAAGGAACTGGACTACCGGCTCGACGTGCAGACCCTGCACCGCGACGAGTCGGTGGAATCGTTGCAGCTCAACGAGATCGGCCGGATCCGGCTGCGCACGCAGCGGCCGCTGCAGTTCGACCCCTACCGCCGCAACCGCACCACCGGCAGTTTCATCCTGATCGACGAGGCCACCAACAACACGGTCGCCGCCGGCATGATCGCCGGGCCGCGGCGGCAGAGCACGAACGTGGTGTGGCATTCCGCGGCAGTCGGCCGGGACGACCGCGCCACGCGCGGGCGCACGATCTGGCTCACCGGGCTTTCCGCGTCCGGCAAGTCCTCGATCGCGGTGGAGCTGGAGCGGCGGCTGGTCGCCGCCGGGACCCCCGCGTACCTGCTGGACGGGGACAACCTCCGGCACGGGCTGAACGCGGACCTCGGGTTCGCCGCGGCCGACCGGGCGGAAAACGTGCGTCGGGTCGGTGAAGTGGCGCAGCTGTTCGCGGACGCGGGCATGGTCACGGTGGTCTCGTTGATCAGTCCGTACCGGGCCGACCGGGAACGGGTGCGGGCCGCGCACCAGGCGGCGGGCCTGTCGTTCACCGAGGTGTTCGTGGACACGCCGCTGGAGGTCTGCGCCGAGCGCGACCCCAAGGGCTTGTACGCCAAGGCGATGGCCGGGGAGATCACCGGTTTCACCGGGGTCGACGATCCCTACGAGGCCCCGTTGCAGCCGGACCTGGTGCTGCGCCACGCGGACGGCGACCCCGCCGCGCTCGCCGGACTCGTACTCTCCACTTTGGAGCTCGAATAG